The Manduca sexta isolate Smith_Timp_Sample1 chromosome 15, JHU_Msex_v1.0, whole genome shotgun sequence genome includes the window AATACCAACtcattaataatatgaataagatcttgatgaaaatataaagcaataatAGCCATCATCTCTTTCtcattaaattatcataagaacAAAGAAGGATTATcacaaaaacacaaacaatatttcaacaattttatttaattcatataaaattttctaactAAGTCTTTGTTATAAGTCTTTTCAAAGAAAGGTCTTGGAGTATTCTCTTCAACCTATCGAACGTACGCTGGGGCGTAACCGAAAGTAGAGCGTACTAATGGAGCAGAGGCGTAAGGGAATGGAGCGGCGTATGCAGCGGGGCCGGGGAGACCGTAAGGAGCAGCGTAGGGTGCAGCGGCGTAAGGTGCAGCAGCGTAGGGTGCAGCGGCGTATGCAGCAGGTCCAGCGATGTAAGGAGATGCGGCGAAGGGAGCTGCGAAGGGCGCAGCTACAGGCGCGGCTAACGGAGCAGCTAACGGTGCTGCCAGAGGGGCGGCCAAAGGTGCAGCGACGGCTGGAGCAGCCACCAACGGGCTGAGAGCCCTGTTGACCACGCTTACTTGGGCAGCGTAAGGCGGAATGTTCTGAGGTACCGCATGAGCATAGCCGATTTGCGCAGGCGCCACCAGGGGGGGCAGCAGCTACAGCTGGTACTGCACTGGATTCAGCTCCAATGGCGAACGCCGCAGCGACGAGAACGATCTGTTAAAGAGACATTTTAATTAGCAAATCGATGGTCTTTATAAAcaggaaaatattaaacaattttttacttaCAGATTTGAAAGAGAACATCTTGCTTAGTTTGGTAGTGAACCTTTCTTAACGAAAAGAAGATTTAGTGTGTGACTATCGAAAAAAAGTGTAGCCTTTTATACCATGTTTATTGTAATTCAGATATCGTTCGACAAACCGAACATTTGACGTATCGCGGACGTTCATTTGCTATTCGCGGTGGCACGCGTGGAGAAATGGATCACATTGAGAAattctttgtgaaatttttCTTTAGATTCGTGAAGTGCATTTATTGATGTGAGGAATTTATAAGAGATCCTTATTTCCGATatgtaattaattgtaatatggTTACGTATATTATGTATGACTATATTTGCTCTTTAaacatgcatttttaaatacgtaatagcaagttatgaattatgattataagtaattgttcgcttaaaataacttatcattaaTAGGTACTAGTTTGGTGTGGAACACgtttccatttttttccttctCAGAAAAGTGTCGGCACAATCCGGAACTATAGTTTTTATTGGTCATTCCTTTTGACATTACCAACTTTTTGCTAGTCACTTTTTATTGTTGCAGACATAAAACTTCCAAAAAAATCTATTCGCGCCACTCCCTACTACCTACAGTGTCTTAGTCCAGACTTTGACCTATGCTGTACTTTCAGTTGGTCGTCCTCCAGCGGTATCGAGAATGAATACCGACTTTGTATATCGAGTTTAGACTTGATTGGTGCAAAATTCTATCCGATTTCTATTTTGTGTAGTAATAGTtttttgaagcggcgatagcctagttgggtgtggaacggactgccaagacgaatgtccgcaggttcaaatcccaagggcacacacctctgactctaaaaaatcatgtgtgtattctttgtgaatttatcgttcgctttaacggtgaaggaaaacatcgtgaggaaacctgcacatctgagaagttctctataggaatttcgaaggtgtgtgaagtctaccaatccgcactagaccagcgtggcggactaaggcctaatccctctcagtagtagaggaggcccgtactcagcagtgggcaagtatataatacagggctgatattattatttaatagttttttgaatatatttcataCCTGGCTGTAAAGCACCCGTCGTAAATGTCAATATAAAACCTGGACGTATTCGGGCGTCTATAAATCCTGATATAGGTCAGAATAATTCCGACAACTATGACGGGAAGCAAGTTTTCTATGCAGGTTAATATACTCAAACTACACTGAACTTACCATCAAATCCAGTGACTGATAAAGAAACTTGTTCTAATGTTTCTTTACAACTCGCCACCCGTCTAAAGACACGCCCGTAATAGACTCGTTATCGCTTTCTAAGCTATCAATCTTAGGGAATGAGTTTTAGCAATCCCACCTAAAATGTTTAAGAACCATGGATAAACTCGTAACTGCAAAGGAAATTAGGATCGGGAGTGGTTTCATAGCCCTCCGACAATCTCCCTCATAAGCGCAACAGTATGCTGCCGCTTCGTAGCTAGTATTGCTATTCCGAACGAACCATTCTATTCGCGTTGTAAGCGATCACGTCTACTGGGTCAGCATCTGTGTGGCacctttaacattttattttaagcctAGAAACAAGTTCATAGTTCTTTCTTCAACCTCCATATTATCGAAGATGATTATAATGCTCATACTTCCTATCTATATTCAATAAACCTATTAAAATGcgacttcattttattttccttttaaaattgtGGTTGtccgtataaataataaagtctgACTCCATAACTTTATTCTCTTGGTTTCACCATTACCCATAAAAATAGATAGTGATCCAGGTAATTACCATGCACGTACCATGGGTTGTGTATGACAAATAACAATAACGTAAGACTGAACAACTCTCTATGTGCATTATATAATGTAGTGAAATTGGTGTGTACAAAGTCGAAATTAGAATGCTCCGTCCGTCAAACGTGTCTGGGCCAAAAACCACAGTGCCAACAATGTCCTGCGCATTATTTAGATACGCGCACGCGCATCGCGTCCGCGTTGTTGCCCAACAGAAACAAAAGGCAGTATAAAACATGCCGATACCCTGGGGACCACACAGTCCATCGCTCTTTTCAGTGTAATCAACTGAGCAGTCACATAACCTAAGCAAAATGATTGCCAAATTCgttgtaagtatattaaaccaaaTTTTTGTAGGCTTAACAGTTTAGTGTCTTTATTATACCGATGGAAATACTACCATTTTCGATgtcaagtaataaaaatattcaagataAAGAGATCTTTATGGGGTGTAGACCAAGTACACTGGAAAGTGGGACATCTGTATCGTGGTTATCATCAATGATAACGAGCATTGTTTCCGAACATCCCGaccaatattagaaatattgatGAAGTTTTCTCCTGActgatgcaaaataaaaactgaTCAAAATGTAATTCGTTCTAGATTGTTATCGCCCTGGCCATCGTTTCCATCAACGCGAGTATTGCACCACTTGCTGCTCCTGCTGCAATTGTGGCCCCTGCAGTGGCGCCGGCGGCGTACATCGCGCCTTACGCCAGCTCGTACTCGGCTCACGCAGTGAACCACGCCGTCGCTGCCCCTGTAGTAGCCCCTGCGCGAGTAGTGGCCCCTGCCCCTGTGTTCGCCGCAGCCCCATATGTAGCCCACGCCGCACCGCTCGTGGCCCCCGCCGCGCCTGTCCTAGCCGCCAGATACCTGTCAGCCCCTTACTACTTATAAACGAATTTGGTAACCTCATTGCCTAGTGACTTGCTCAATATTGTATATTcctaattgttattgtttataatatgtgaaatataaaattataaatcagacttgtatttacttatttaataaccGCTAAAACAGCAATTTGAATACGagcaatttattaataaaacaccgGTCATGAGCGAGTGAACCTTGTTTGACAAGTATTCAAATTAATGTATGTGtactaatatttatagaaataaaatatgtttgcttatactattttagaaatttagTACAAGAAAGCAATGAATAATCTAAATAAGATACAAATGCACTTCAAAGTTTCATCTCAGTTACACTTTCTActcattgttttaatgttttgaacGGTTAAGCTTCCGCTACTTTACATTTAATAGCCACATTGTTAATTTACTACACTGAAAGATATCTTAACCATATAAATAATGATtgcaaataaagaatatttaccACTTTTCTCACGGTCATTTAAAAACACTATTAATTATCTGTTAAGTAATGTGTATTTTACTAACAAGTGGCACATTTACCGCTGTGTACTTTAGTACTTAGgtagatattaaatttaatgtgcCTAATGTGTCAACACTTGGACTTTAATATCCGACAGGTTAGCATGGGTTAGCcggtttgtttactttatatcgTGATAACAAGCCAGTATCAACATGCGACCTCCTtttgaatttgatttaaaaGGTGATTAGAGGTacaactaaattatttattgagactaattacaaatatttgggACAAACGTATTATAgtcaaatattgtatattaatctATTTCAAACGCAAGAGAGGGTAATGTCTCTCGAGCCGACATATTCATATCGACAAAGAGCTATTACGACATTACcacttatacataatataataatattagccctgtattatatactgtcccactattgggcacaggcctctttTACTACTAAGagaattaggtcttagtccaccacgctggactactgcggattggtagacttcacataccctcgaaaattaCTATGgggaacttctcaagtatgctggtttcctcacgatgttttNNNNNNNNNNNNNNNNNNNNNNNNNNNNNNNNNNNNNNNNNNNNNNNNNNNNNNNNNNNNNNNNNNNNNNNNNNNNNNNNNNNNNNNNNNNNNNNNNNNNNNNNNNNNNNNNNNNNNNNNNNNNNNNNNNNNNNNNNNNNNNNNNNNNNNNNNNNNNNNNNNNNNNNNNNNNNNNNNNNNNNNNNNNNNNNNNNNNNNNNNNNNNNNNNNNNNNNNNNNNNNNNNNNNNNNNNNNNNNNNNNNNNNNNNNNNNNNNNNNNNNNNNNNNNNNNNNNNNNNNNNNNNNNNNNNNNNNNNNNNNNNNNNNNNNNNNNNNNNNNNNNNNNNNNNNNNNNNNNNNNNNNNNNNNNNNNNNNNNNNNNNNNNNNNNNNNNNNNNNNNNNNNNNNNNNNNNNNNNNNNNNNNNNNNNNNNNNNNNNNNNNNNNNNNNNNNNNNNNNNNNNNNNNNNNNNNNNNNNNNNNNNNNNNNNNNNNNNNNNNNNNNNNNNNNNNNNNNNNNNGTATTAAGTGCTTCATATTAATATCTACGCTAATATGCATATcacaaagtttttataaattaaaaccttcCGATAATTCAATATGCGAATCTATAAAAACAAGGCGTGGATTAAATCTGTAGCCTGTACCTATTAATCACTATCTACCTACTATTGTGATACATAATGTCAGATAGCCGGATATTAAATGTTTCGGCACAAAAACCTGTCAACCGTTCACTTGTTTATCGTACACATGCttattttaattgcaacatgacttaataacaataatataaattatatcagccctgtattaaatactgtcccattgctgggcacgggcctactctactaagagggattaggccttagtccacgacgctggcctagtgcggattggtagacttcacaccaaccctccaaattcctatagagaacttctcagggcatgcaggtttcctcacgatgttttcctctacttatttttataatatttatatgcacAAAGTACCATTGAAGTGCCACGAATTATTTCTGTTCGGTTTTATATGCAGTTCAATTGACAGAAATCAAGACATAAGATTGAAATAATACAGTTCAACAACAAACTATTCACTATACCGCGagtatttattctaaaaaaataaaaatagttatcgATTAAGTTATAAGTTTCCCGCTTATAAGAAGAATCCTAGCTAAATATCATTTATAGTCATATAAACTTTTTCAGAGTTGACTCAGCAAAGGGCTTTGCACACATATTGGATCGCTGGGATCAGTTAAAAAGGCACTACTTCATCTACTTCTTCATCTTACTAACCATAAAGCTAAACCATAAAACCTATCCTTgcaatagattaaaaaaaaactattattaaaatatgttttgatcaggactgcctcggtggcgtagttgtactgcatgcgcggtacggcagcgctctgaggtcctgggttcgaatcccaggtcgggcaaagtgatatttgggtttttctgctcagtatcagcccggagtctggaatttgtgcccgatatggcgataggctcgcccctatcacatcatgggacggaacacacttggcgaaaagtgggtgccatgctTGCGCcctctgcatacccccttcgggggataaaatgcgtgatgttgtgtgtgtgtgtgtgtgtgtgtgtgtgttttgatcaGGCAGGAtaagtatgttttaaaatataatgaatttgcATGTAAATTGTTTGCACGTGATTTAACTTAGTCCTATGACTAACCTTTCACGCTATAAAACGATTTCgttataattattcttacaaAGAAACTCATCGAGCGAAACAAATAGATTGATTTGAAAGTACTTTCAACGTGAGAGTATACACAACGTAACTTCTTTCAATTAacacgtttttaatttttaaacctGGGTAGTGTGTGACCGAAGAAATTCGAGTCCTAACAAAGCCCACTAtccatgtttttgttttttttttttgtgttgtataaaaacataatacggtgttttgttattttttctaacTTCGACCCCTTTATTTCCTAAGCTTTTCGTCGTGTCTTATGCCTAGGATAAATCCTTACAAGTTCCGACCTTATTTAGAAGTATTTCGGATGGTAATACAAAAcgtatgattttat containing:
- the LOC119189444 gene encoding cuticle protein 16.5-like, encoding MIAKFVIVIALAIVSINASIAPLAAPAAIVAPAVAPAAYIAPYASSYSAHAVNHAVAAPVVAPARVVAPAPVFAAAPYVAHAAPLVAPAAPVLAARYLSAPYYL
- the LOC119189443 gene encoding LOW QUALITY PROTEIN: eukaryotic translation initiation factor 3 subunit F-like (The sequence of the model RefSeq protein was modified relative to this genomic sequence to represent the inferred CDS: deleted 1 base in 1 codon), with protein sequence MFSFKSIVLVAAAFAIGAESSAVPAVAAAPLVAPAQIGYAHAVPQNIPPYAAQVSVVNRALSPLVAAPAVAAPLAAPLAAPLAAPLAAPVAAPFAAPFAASPYIAGPAAYAAAPYAAAPYAAAPYAAPYGLPGPAAYAAPFPYASAPLVRSTFGYAPAYVR